A window of Microbacterium lushaniae genomic DNA:
CACGACGATGATCAGCACGACCAGCGAGGGTGTGACGATCCACGGCAGGATCTTCAGGATGCGCCCCTCGGACTGGCGGCGCTGCTCGGTGACGACCGTCGTCGTCGTGGGTTCTTCCGGCGGGGCCGCCTGCGCAGTTGCCATGGGGTCAGTCCTCCTCGTCGAGGTCGTGGCGAAGGTTCCGGACGATGTCGTTGAACCCGGGGGTGGTCTGCAGTTCGATGCCGCGCGGCTTGGCGTCCGGGACCGGCAGGATCTGACGGATGCGCCCGGGGCGGGGCGTCATGTGCACCACCCGGTCGGCGAGGAACACCGCTTCGGGGATGTCGTGCGTGACGAACACGACGGTCGAGCCGGTCTCCAGGACGATGCGCTGCAGTTCGAGATTCATGCGCTCGCGCGTCAGGGCATCCAGCGCACCGAACGGCTCGTCCATCAGCAGCAGGTCCGGTTTCGTGCTCAGCGCGCGCGCGATGGCGGCCCGCTGACGCATGCCGCCGGACAGCTCCCGGGGAAACGACTTCTCGAATCCGCTCAGCCCCACGAGGGCGGCGAGCTCGGTCGCCCTCTTCCGGCGTGCGGCCTTGTCCACTCCGCGCAGCTTGAGCGGCAGCGCGATGTTGTCCAGGACCGAGAACCAGGGGAAGAGGTTGCTCTCCTGGAAGACGAAGCCCAGCCGCGTCACGGCGGAGCTCTCGACGTGGCCGTTGCGCCAGAGATGACGCCCATCCACCTCGATGGTCCCCGACGTCGGGGACAGCAGGCCCCCGATCATGCGCAGAAGCGTGGTCTTGCCGCATCCGGATCGACCGATGAGTGCGACGAACTCGCCTCGCTCGATATCGAGATCGATCCCGGAGACGGCGTGGGTGACGCCGGCCTTGGTGTGGAAGTCCCGCCCTACGCCGCGGATGCGGAGCCGCGGCAGAACCTGCTCCTCGCCGGCCTGCTCGGGCCCCGCGACGGTCGCCTGGTTGCTCATGTGATCTCCTCGGATCGTGTCACTCGGCCGGGACGTGATCGTCGATGATCCACTCCGCCGGGTCCTGTCCGCCCTCGAGCAGCCCTGCCGCCACGTACGTGTCGTACGTGGCGGTCCACGCCTCCATGTTGTTCTCCAGCAGGGAGGCCCCGCCGTCCGCGTCCACCCAGGTCTGCGTCGTGTAGATCTCGAGTGCGTCGGCAGCGACCTCGTCGTCCGCCAGGGCGGGGAAGCTCCAGTCACCGCTGTCGCGCAGGGTCTTCAGGACATTCGAGAACCCGTTCGGCGCGTCGTCGATGACGTCCTGCACCGCTTCCTGGATCGCGGCCAGGAACGCCTCGATCTGGGCGACCTTCGTCTCGTCCTGGAGGTTGGCTTCGGTGGTGATCCAGGTCTGGATGTCGGGCGCGTCGCCCAGGCCCGCGTCGTCGACGACGGCGTCGTCGTTCTGCTGCCCGATCGCGAGCGACGTGTCCAGGCTCACGATGTAGCCGTCCAGCTGCCCCTGCCGCACGACCTCGAGGGTCGCTGCCGTCACCGGTACGGCCTGGCGCGTCACCGAGTCGGCGGCGATTCCGGCGTCGTCCAGGGTGAGATCCAGCAGCTTCTCGCTGGTGCCTCCGACCGAGCCCATGCCGATCGTCTTGCCCTCGATGTCGGCGGGCGACTCGATGGGGCTCCCCTCGACGGAGATCATGCGGAGGTTCGACTTGTAGGCCATCGTGCCGACGGCCCGGATGGGCTGACCGTCCTCCATCGGCGGGAAGACGTCGACGGTGCTCGCTCGGGTGATGGTGGTCGCGCCGCCCAGCAGCGACTGGATCGCCGCCGAGGTGCCCTGCACCGGCTGCAGCTGCACGTCGAGCCCGTGCTTTTCGAAGTACCCGCCCGAGTAGGCGAACATCTCGGGGGTGAAGCTGAAGGATTCCAGCGGGAGGAAGGTGACGACCGTCATGCTTCCCAGGTCGACTTCGCCCGTGCCCTCGGTGGTCGC
This region includes:
- a CDS encoding ABC transporter substrate-binding protein encodes the protein MITAVRRKAIRRHSLLLVASVAAGALALSGCSGGDAEPATTEGTGEVDLGSMTVVTFLPLESFSFTPEMFAYSGGYFEKHGLDVQLQPVQGTSAAIQSLLGGATTITRASTVDVFPPMEDGQPIRAVGTMAYKSNLRMISVEGSPIESPADIEGKTIGMGSVGGTSEKLLDLTLDDAGIAADSVTRQAVPVTAATLEVVRQGQLDGYIVSLDTSLAIGQQNDDAVVDDAGLGDAPDIQTWITTEANLQDETKVAQIEAFLAAIQEAVQDVIDDAPNGFSNVLKTLRDSGDWSFPALADDEVAADALEIYTTQTWVDADGGASLLENNMEAWTATYDTYVAAGLLEGGQDPAEWIIDDHVPAE
- a CDS encoding ABC transporter ATP-binding protein, translated to MSNQATVAGPEQAGEEQVLPRLRIRGVGRDFHTKAGVTHAVSGIDLDIERGEFVALIGRSGCGKTTLLRMIGGLLSPTSGTIEVDGRHLWRNGHVESSAVTRLGFVFQESNLFPWFSVLDNIALPLKLRGVDKAARRKRATELAALVGLSGFEKSFPRELSGGMRQRAAIARALSTKPDLLLMDEPFGALDALTRERMNLELQRIVLETGSTVVFVTHDIPEAVFLADRVVHMTPRPGRIRQILPVPDAKPRGIELQTTPGFNDIVRNLRHDLDEED